The window CCGCGAACACCGGCTCGAACACCGACAGCGGCAGAGAGGCCGCCTGGACGCCCGCGAAACCCTGGCAATCGCTGACGTCGGGCTCGCCCGGGTCCTGATAGGGATCGTCGTAGACGTGGAGGTTGTAGCGAACCGTCCCCGCGCCCACGGCGCTGACCCTGACGTAAAGGTTGACCTCCTGGCCGGGCCGCTCGCGCTCGAGGATGATGCAGGGGCCGCGGCAGGACACGTCCACAATCTGAGCAGTTTCAAACTCATCCTCCTCGAGCGTGAGGACGTTGTCGCTCAGCCCGAACCAGGCCGCGCTGCGGCTGGCGTAGACCGACTCCCGCGGCGCGGCCGCGCTGAACACTTCGACGACCGCGTCGCCGCCTATGACGTTGGCCAGCTCGACATAGACGAGCGGCTGGCTCAGGCTGGCGGGCAGGAGGATCCGATAGAAGTCCGGAGAGGTTCCGGTCACGCTCTCGTTGCTGCGGATGGGCGTGACGGAGTCCGCGACGGCCGTGACTTGGACCGCGTTCGTCCAGGGATCGGGTGGCGGGGGAGGGGGCGCCGCGGCCGTCACCCTCACTATCGCCGTCCCCGACTTGGTGGGGTCGAAGGTGCTGATGGCGGTGATCACGGCCACGCCCGGCGCGATAGCCTCCACCAGGCCGGTAGCGCTGACCGTCGCCACCGAGTTGTTGTTGCTCGACCACTCGACCCTCTGGGAAGGGCTGCCGGGACCGATAACGTTGGCGGAGAGCCGGCCCGTCGCACCGACTACCACCGTGCTCTCGGGCGGGCTGACGATAACGTCGGTGACCGTAGGATCGAGCAGCTCGCCGCTGCAAGCCGCCAGCACCAGGACCAGCGCCGTCAGGCTGGGAAAGAGAAGACGTCTCATATATCACTCCTTAATCTATTTATCTATAGAGCCGCTGTTAGAGCCGCTGTTAGAGCTGCTGTCGGCAAAAGCTGCCGTGCTGTTTCAAACCTCGAGTCAACTTAGCACCCCCCCGGAGGGCAGTATGTGTGCCAGGGCAAAAAAGACCTTCAGGGGACGTT of the Deinococcota bacterium genome contains:
- a CDS encoding Ig-like domain-containing protein, whose translation is MRRLLFPSLTALVLVLAACSGELLDPTVTDVIVSPPESTVVVGATGRLSANVIGPGSPSQRVEWSSNNNSVATVSATGLVEAIAPGVAVITAISTFDPTKSGTAIVRVTAAAPPPPPPDPWTNAVQVTAVADSVTPIRSNESVTGTSPDFYRILLPASLSQPLVYVELANVIGGDAVVEVFSAAAPRESVYASRSAAWFGLSDNVLTLEEDEFETAQIVDVSCRGPCIILERERPGQEVNLYVRVSAVGAGTVRYNLHVYDDPYQDPGEPDVSDCQGFAGVQAASLPLSVFEPVFAAIGPGTAATATKGEVTPSSIIVEPVPEQRYRAALETFGDRDCYEVGQPVSRVALARATANLDINIRADIYSVSTGQLVDTLLVERGRQEDVSGPLGNIRVRVVVYSSNDRAGPSATSNYELFFPAN